A window of the Sphaerobacter thermophilus DSM 20745 genome harbors these coding sequences:
- a CDS encoding adenylosuccinate synthase, producing the protein MPATIIIGGQWGDEGKGKITDALAERAQMVVRPNGSTNAGHTVVTDQGVFKFHLVPSGVLHPGCDCVIGAGVAVDPVQLLNEIDALRERGVDLSRLFLSDRANVIFPYHPALDRAEEERRATQSIGTTLRGNGPAYSDKVGRRGIRVADLLDESALRDRLELIVPEKRLLLAGFDNGETLDVAALAEQYAALGERLAPLVVQAEMVVQDALAAGKRVIVESAQATMLDVDYGTYPYVTSSMPTAAGACQGAGIGPTQVDTVIAVYKAYTTRVGGGPFPTELHDETGQMLRDRGHEYGTTTGRPRRTGWFDAVAGRYAARLNGVTEVAVTKLDVLDTLPEVRICVGYRLDGEPIVAPPAVASVYERVEPVYEVLPGWQADTSSATSVDDLPPNARRYLERIEELLGVPVTMVGVGPGRQQLLHRQAGAAV; encoded by the coding sequence ATGCCGGCAACGATCATCATTGGCGGCCAGTGGGGCGACGAGGGCAAGGGGAAGATCACGGACGCGCTCGCCGAGCGGGCGCAGATGGTGGTCCGCCCCAACGGCAGCACCAACGCCGGCCATACCGTCGTCACGGACCAGGGGGTCTTCAAGTTCCACCTGGTCCCCTCCGGGGTGCTGCACCCCGGCTGCGACTGCGTCATCGGTGCCGGGGTCGCGGTCGATCCGGTTCAACTCCTCAACGAGATCGACGCGCTGCGGGAGCGCGGGGTCGACCTGAGCCGGCTCTTCCTGAGCGACCGGGCCAACGTCATCTTCCCGTACCATCCAGCTCTCGACCGCGCCGAGGAAGAACGCCGCGCCACCCAGTCGATCGGCACCACCCTGCGCGGCAACGGACCCGCCTACAGCGATAAGGTCGGGCGTCGGGGCATCCGCGTGGCGGACCTCCTTGACGAGTCCGCGCTCCGTGACCGGCTCGAACTGATCGTGCCGGAAAAGCGCCTGCTGCTCGCCGGGTTCGACAACGGGGAGACGCTTGACGTCGCCGCGCTCGCGGAGCAGTACGCCGCGCTCGGCGAGCGCCTGGCACCGCTCGTTGTGCAGGCGGAGATGGTGGTGCAGGACGCCCTGGCCGCCGGGAAGCGGGTCATCGTCGAGAGCGCACAGGCCACGATGCTCGACGTCGACTACGGCACCTACCCGTACGTCACGTCGAGCATGCCGACCGCCGCAGGCGCCTGCCAGGGTGCGGGCATCGGCCCGACACAGGTCGATACGGTGATCGCCGTCTACAAGGCGTACACCACCCGTGTCGGCGGCGGGCCGTTCCCGACCGAGCTGCACGACGAGACGGGCCAGATGCTCCGTGACCGGGGTCACGAGTATGGGACCACCACGGGCCGGCCACGCCGCACGGGCTGGTTCGACGCCGTCGCCGGGCGCTACGCCGCCCGCCTGAACGGCGTCACTGAGGTCGCCGTCACCAAGCTCGATGTGCTCGACACGCTGCCGGAGGTGCGCATCTGCGTCGGCTACCGCCTCGACGGGGAGCCGATCGTGGCACCGCCCGCCGTGGCGTCGGTCTATGAGCGGGTCGAGCCTGTCTACGAGGTGCTGCCCGGCTGGCAGGCAGACACGTCGAGCGCCACGAGCGTCGATGATCTGCCGCCCAACGCCCGCCGCTACCTGGAGCGGATCGAGGAGTTGCTGGGCGTGCCGGTGACGATGGTCGGGGTCGGTCCGGGTCGCCAGCAACTGCTCCATCGCCAGGCTGGGGCGGCCGTTTAG